A window of the Halichoerus grypus chromosome 2, mHalGry1.hap1.1, whole genome shotgun sequence genome harbors these coding sequences:
- the LOC118528575 gene encoding zinc finger protein 354B isoform X2: protein MLENYSNLVSLGLLFSKPKVISLLQQGEDPWRVEKESPGGPSLGWKSSHKTTKSTQTQDCSFQELMMRRSRRNGPWDFKSEKPCIYEDRLEKKQEKKESIQAVSVTHKKILIVERSHKNNEFGQNFSPKSVLVRQQMVPREKTPPKCEIQGNSFKQNPYLLNQPKINTAEKRYKCSICEKTFINTSSLRKHEKNHSGEKLFKCRECSKAFNQSSALIQHQITHTGEKPYVCKECGKAFTLSTSLYKHLRTHTVEKSYRCKECGKSFSRRSGLFIHQKIHAGENPHRYNPGRKASSTSLPGCQRIHLRKKSYLCNECGNTFKSSSSLRYHQRIHTGEKPFKCSECGRAFSQSASLIQHERIHTGEKPYRCNECGKGFTSISRLNRHRIIHTGEKFYNCNECGKALSSHSTLIIHERIHTGEKPCKCKVCGKAFRQSSALIQHQRMHTGERPYKCNECGKTFRCNSSLSNHQRIHTGEKPYRCEECGISFGQSSALIQHRRIHTGEKPFKCNTCGKTFRQSSSRIAHQRIHTGEKPYECTTCGKLFNHRSSLTNHYKIHIEENP, encoded by the coding sequence AAGTCAACTCAGACACAGGATTGTTCTTTTCAGGAGTTGATGATGAGAAGATCCAGAAGAAATGGACCCTGGGACTTTAAATCAGAAAAACCCTGCATTTATGAAGACAGATTagagaaaaagcaggagaaaaaagaaagtattcaggcagtttcagttacccacaaaaaaatcctcattgtagaaagaagccataaaaataatgaatttggcCAAAACTTTAGCCCAAAGTCGGTCCTTGTTAGGCAACAGATGGTTCCCAGAGAAAAAACACCACCAAAATGTGAAATACAAGGAAACAGCTTCAAACAGAATCCATATTTGCTTAATCAACCAAAAATCAACACCGCAGAGAAACGCTATAAATGTAGCATATGTGAAAAAACCTTCATTAACACTTCATCTCTTCGCAAACATGAGAAAAACCATAGCggagagaaattatttaaatgtagaGAATGTTCGAAAGCCTTCAACCAAAGTTCAGCTCTCATTCAGCATCAGAtaactcacactggagagaagccctacgtgtgtaaagaatgtgggaaagccttcactCTGAGTACATCCCTTTACAAACACCTAAGAACCCACACTGTGGAGAAGTCCTACAGATGTAAAGAATGTGGTAAATCCTTCAGCAGAAGGTCTGGCCTTTTCATACATCAAAAAATCCATGCTGGAGAAAATCCCCATAGATACAATCCAGGTAGGAAGGCATCCAGCACATCCCTTCCCGGATGTCAGAGAATTCATCTCAGAAAGAAGTCCTATTTATGTAATGAATGTGGCAACACCTTTAAGTCTAGCTCATCCCTTCGTTATCATCAGAGGATTCACACGGGAGAGAAACCTTTcaagtgcagtgaatgtgggagaGCCTTCAGTCAGAGTGCATCTCTTATCCAGCACGAAagaattcacactggagaaaagccCTATCGGTGTAACGAATGTGGAAAAGGTTTCACTTCTATTTCAAGACTTAATAGACACCGGATAATTCATACCGGTGAGAAGTTTTATAACTGTAATGAATGTGGCAAAGCCTTAAGTTCTCACTCGACACTTATTATTCATGAAagaattcacactggagagaaaccgtgtAAATGTAAAGTGTGTGGGAAAGCCTTCCGACAGAGTTCAGCTCTCATTCAACATCAGAGGATGCATACCGGAGAAAGACCCTATAAATGCAACGAGTGCGGGAAAACATTCAGGTGTAACTCATCCCTTAGTaatcatcagagaattcacacaggagagaaaccatatCGGTGTGAGGAATGCGGGATATCTTTCGGCCAAAGTTCAGCTCTTATTCAGCATCGGAGGATTCATACAGGAGAGAAGCCCTTTAAATGTAACACATGTGGGAAGACTTTCAGACAGAGCTCATCACGTATTGcccatcagagaattcatactggagagaaaccatatgaatGTACTACATGCGGGAAACTTTTCAATCACAGGTCATCTCTTACTAATCATTACAAAATTCATATCGAGGAGAACCCCTAG
- the LOC118528575 gene encoding uncharacterized protein LOC118528575 isoform X3, producing the protein MMRRSRRNGPWDFKSEKPCIYEDRLEKKQEKKESIQAVSVTHKKILIVERSHKNNEFGQNFSPKSVLVRQQMVPREKTPPKCEIQGNSFKQNPYLLNQPKINTAEKRYKCSICEKTFINTSSLRKHEKNHSGEKLFKCRECSKAFNQSSALIQHQITHTGEKPYVCKECGKAFTLSTSLYKHLRTHTVEKSYRCKECGKSFSRRSGLFIHQKIHAGENPHRYNPGRKASSTSLPGCQRIHLRKKSYLCNECGNTFKSSSSLRYHQRIHTGEKPFKCSECGRAFSQSASLIQHERIHTGEKPYRCNECGKGFTSISRLNRHRIIHTGEKFYNCNECGKALSSHSTLIIHERIHTGEKPCKCKVCGKAFRQSSALIQHQRMHTGERPYKCNECGKTFRCNSSLSNHQRIHTGEKPYRCEECGISFGQSSALIQHRRIHTGEKPFKCNTCGKTFRQSSSRIAHQRIHTGEKPYECTTCGKLFNHRSSLTNHYKIHIEENP; encoded by the coding sequence ATGATGAGAAGATCCAGAAGAAATGGACCCTGGGACTTTAAATCAGAAAAACCCTGCATTTATGAAGACAGATTagagaaaaagcaggagaaaaaagaaagtattcaggcagtttcagttacccacaaaaaaatcctcattgtagaaagaagccataaaaataatgaatttggcCAAAACTTTAGCCCAAAGTCGGTCCTTGTTAGGCAACAGATGGTTCCCAGAGAAAAAACACCACCAAAATGTGAAATACAAGGAAACAGCTTCAAACAGAATCCATATTTGCTTAATCAACCAAAAATCAACACCGCAGAGAAACGCTATAAATGTAGCATATGTGAAAAAACCTTCATTAACACTTCATCTCTTCGCAAACATGAGAAAAACCATAGCggagagaaattatttaaatgtagaGAATGTTCGAAAGCCTTCAACCAAAGTTCAGCTCTCATTCAGCATCAGAtaactcacactggagagaagccctacgtgtgtaaagaatgtgggaaagccttcactCTGAGTACATCCCTTTACAAACACCTAAGAACCCACACTGTGGAGAAGTCCTACAGATGTAAAGAATGTGGTAAATCCTTCAGCAGAAGGTCTGGCCTTTTCATACATCAAAAAATCCATGCTGGAGAAAATCCCCATAGATACAATCCAGGTAGGAAGGCATCCAGCACATCCCTTCCCGGATGTCAGAGAATTCATCTCAGAAAGAAGTCCTATTTATGTAATGAATGTGGCAACACCTTTAAGTCTAGCTCATCCCTTCGTTATCATCAGAGGATTCACACGGGAGAGAAACCTTTcaagtgcagtgaatgtgggagaGCCTTCAGTCAGAGTGCATCTCTTATCCAGCACGAAagaattcacactggagaaaagccCTATCGGTGTAACGAATGTGGAAAAGGTTTCACTTCTATTTCAAGACTTAATAGACACCGGATAATTCATACCGGTGAGAAGTTTTATAACTGTAATGAATGTGGCAAAGCCTTAAGTTCTCACTCGACACTTATTATTCATGAAagaattcacactggagagaaaccgtgtAAATGTAAAGTGTGTGGGAAAGCCTTCCGACAGAGTTCAGCTCTCATTCAACATCAGAGGATGCATACCGGAGAAAGACCCTATAAATGCAACGAGTGCGGGAAAACATTCAGGTGTAACTCATCCCTTAGTaatcatcagagaattcacacaggagagaaaccatatCGGTGTGAGGAATGCGGGATATCTTTCGGCCAAAGTTCAGCTCTTATTCAGCATCGGAGGATTCATACAGGAGAGAAGCCCTTTAAATGTAACACATGTGGGAAGACTTTCAGACAGAGCTCATCACGTATTGcccatcagagaattcatactggagagaaaccatatgaatGTACTACATGCGGGAAACTTTTCAATCACAGGTCATCTCTTACTAATCATTACAAAATTCATATCGAGGAGAACCCCTAG